In Desulfovibrio desulfuricans, the genomic window GAGTATCAAACTATTTTTACCTTTTAAGTACCCCATAAAACTCGATACGCTTATCTCCGGGGGTATCGCAAGCAGCATGAGAATATGAACCTCTAAACTACGCAGCAGCTTCTTATTCAACTTCTCCAGAAGCAGTCTGGCGTTCCTCTTTAGTATCATAGTGTTCACGTGCCTTTTCGATTTGAGGCAGGTGTTCTATCGCCCAATTGTAGACCGCCCTTAAAGGTACCTGTAGCGTTCGGCCAAGTTCGGTAATTGAATATTCGACGGCTACAGGAGATGTCGCCATAATCTTGCGCATGATTAATCCATTTCTTTCCAATCGTCTCAAAGCCTGCGTCAACGCCTTATGCGTAATACTCTCAAGCCTGCGCATGAGCTCGTTAAACCGTGTAGGCTTCTCTTCTAGAATAGTTAGGATCATCACAGACCACTTGTTTGCAACTTGGTCGAAGAATGATCGTGCCGCGCAGTCCGCAAAAAAAACAGTATCCACTTTTTGTGTCATAGCAGTATACTCCTGTATATCTACGCACCTTAAGGTGCGTAATTGACGTTATAATCGTAGCATATATTAATGAGCACAGCCCACTTTATTAATGGTCGCCGATGTTGATGTCGGCGAGAATATCTCAAAGGATGCTTACATTGAAAGTACAGAACACGCCCTTATCCCGGCGAGGTCTCATGAAGCTGCTAGGCTTGACCACAGCCTCGACAATTATGGCCAACCCCCTGCGCGGCCTTATGGTACTTACGGGGTTAGCCACAGACGCGACCACTCCAATACAGGCCTTTGCCGCAAGTAAACCAACCGCCGAGCTTTTTTATACCGACACTGGAAAAGGTAAAAACATGATGCTGCTCCACGGTTGGAGTTGTGACTCGCATGATTGGAGTTGGCAACTCCCAGCGTTGGAAAGCCGTTATCGCGTTGTTGCCATAGATCTGCGCGGGCACGGCAGATCCGAGCTAATGCCGTCTGGCAATTACATGCCGGATGACTATGTCGCAGATATCGAAACGCTCATCGAGACTAGGTTTTCAAGTGAAAAATTTGTGCTGGTGGGGCATTCGATGGGAGGGCAAATCGCCGCACGCCTAGCGAACAAACGGCCGGATCTGATTGAGGGAGTCGTCTCGGTTGATGGTTCGCTCGGATTTTCCGACAAACTTGCTTCTATATTTCAAAAGACGGTTGATGACCTGCAACACGGCAATCCAAGCGATGTAATATCAGCCTTATTAGCCGGATTTTACGACAAAGCCACAGATCCTGCTTTAAAACGATGGCATACCAGACGCCTTCAGGGCACACCGATCTATCCTGTGCGTGAATCCTTTGCCCCCTTATTTTTTGGCCCAAACCAAGTCGGACTTGGGAAGCAAAGCAAAGAATTTTGCAAAACCATTCGTACCCCATTTTATCATCTTTGCAGAGATAAAGAGCAAGCCGAGCGAATGCATACATGGTTCTCTCACCCGAAATCAAAGGTCGACCTGTGGGAAGGCGCTGGGCACTGGATCATGCAGGATCGGAAGGACGATGTGAATGCGGCGATCATCACCTGGGTAGATGCGCTCTGAGTGGCCTGAGAGGAGCCTCTACCTCAAAGACGGGGGCATAGCGGCTCAAAGAAAAAGGGCTTATGGCGGTTAGCCATAAGCCCTTGAAATATATGGTGGGTCGTGCGGGGATCGAACCTGCGACTCTCTGCTTAAAAGACTAAGTGCCATATTGTATATGGATTTTCATCTTTTGATATATTCTTTTAAAAACAGCTAGATATACATGTTAAAGGTTGTTTGACTTTACACCTATTGCTCACTATTTTTATGATCTGTGTGGGGAATGGTGTGGGGAAGAAATGAGGCTCTCTGCTTTTTGCTGTACTTGAGGTGATCCTATATGGCAACACAAAAACGCACAAAATCTAAAAAATATCCAGGTGTTTACTTTCGCGATGACGATAGCGGCAAAGAGAGAACATATTACATCCGTTATCGAATTGGCGGCAGAGAGGCGAAGCAGATTGAAGAACCTGTGGGGAAGGCCTCTGTTGGAATGACTGAGGCCAAAGCCAATCAAGTACGCATAGACAGGATGCGTGGTAAAGAATTGTCCAATACTGAGAAACGGCGTTGCCTAGAAGAGAAAAAAAAACTTTTACAATCCCGAGCAACTCTTGCCAAACTTTGGGAGCATTATGCTGCAATAAATGCTGGTAAAGCCATCCTGAAAACAGACGCGTGCCTATTCAAATATTTTCCTCACCTGCACGAAAAGACAACCGAGGAACTGACCACCAAGGACATTGATGATCTTCGTAATCAGCTGTCAGTACTCACCAAGCCGCGCAAAAAAGGCGGTGAAGCAAAGCCCCTATCCCCACAGACGATAAAGCATGTTTTGGCTTTTATTCGTAGACTTATCAACTTTGCAGTCAAGCGGGGGCTATGTGCCCAGCAGCCTACTCTTTATTTTGAAATGCCTGAAGTAGATAATGTTAAGACGGAAGCCTTAACGCTGGATCAAGTAACGAAGCTCAAGCAGGCGCTTGATGAAGAGGCAGATCAAGTTGCAGCGAGCTTTATTCGATTGGCCCTTACCACGGGCATGCGCAAAAGTGCGCTCATGTCTTTGCGCTGGGACGACATTGACTTCGAGAGAGGATTCATCACTCTGCGCGGGGATGCTGCTAAAAAAGGAAAGACTGAAATCATCCCAATGTCACAGGCTGCTCGATCCATTCTAGTGCCCTTACCGCACGGCAGTAATTATGTCTTTCCCGGAAAGGATGGCGGACAAAGACAGGACTTCCGCCGTGTCGCACTTCGGGTCAAGAAGAAGGCAGGGCTTCCCGATGATTTCCGCCCCTTGCATGGATTGCGGCATGCATATGCGTCCTTTCTAGCGTCTAGTGGGAAAGTTGATCTATACACACTGCAAAAGTTACTGACTCATTCAAGCCCGCAAATGACCCAGCGATACGCCCACTTGGCCGATGAGGCCATGCAGCGGGCAGCCAGTGTCGCGGATGAAATATTTAATATTGATAGGGAGAAGAAGTGATATGCCAAACTCAGTCCTTGACCAGACGACGTTGGAAGAGTCCTTTTTCTTTTGTGAATATGCGAAGCGCAGGTTTGAAATGTCTTGCTATAATAATGGTGAGATAGAAAATACAATTAATATTGTCGGAAAAGTTTTAGAAGCGCATTATGAAGAAAAAAGTGTTGTTCCATATCCCATGAAAATGGATTTTCTTTCTGATGTTATTTATTGCTGTGAAGCAATGGGTATAAATATATTAATGATGCAATTTGGTGGTGTGTCTTTTGAAACTATGAATCTTGCATTCAAACATCTTAGAGAACAAATAGTACAGGTAATTAATAATATTAGTAATATTGGCATTCTCTTAGACATTGCTTCAAGATTTAGTGTGTCGCCGTCTTTTCTCCCCTTTCCGTACAAAATGGAAGATGTCGTGTTGAACTATAGAGCAAATAATGAACTACCTGCTGTTTTTAAATGCAGAGATATTGTAGAGCGAAAGTGTGTTGTCAAAGATTGTAATAACTCTATAATGTTTCTAGTCAATGCTCATATGTCTCTAAAGGAAACTATTAATGAACTTACAAGGCAAGCAACTCTTTTTAAGTCAAATAGTGACTATGAAAATTGTGAGCGATCTGATGTTATAAAAGAAGTCCATAGGCTTTCCAAGAGTGGGTCTTACAGGCAGACATTGCAGAATATATTTTATAAGGCTACTGGACTTATAATTTATGATTTCTGTGTTCTGCATAATGAAAATCTTGAATCAGCGCTAGAGCGGCATTCACGCAGTGATAAGAGCATTAAGTGCGATCCATTAAAAAAAAGCACAACAACAGACTGTATTCAATGTAAATATTATAGTGAATGCCGTAACATGTGGACTAAGCAATTTAAATATGCTGTTGAAAAAATTAGGGGGACACAAACAGCAGAGGAATGGATGAATCTTACAAAAAAGATATCAGATGCGAATAAACTTCAGAGGCGAACCATAGGTTTTTTTGAATATGAATTTGTCGACACTGCAACCTAGTGGTATAAATATTTTGGTTGAGATCTGAAACAGTATTAACTTGCCGTCATATATATGGTTCTATGTGATTCACATAAAAGCCTCTCCACTACGTCGCGAAGATATTACAGGGGAGGCTTTTTTACGCCCGGAATACCAGAGTCCTCATTCAGTCTGTAAGGAAATTGTTGTTTATAATTAGGATAAATTACTGTTAGTAGATTTAACCGCTTGTCGGTGTCTACGCGATCCCCCTATGTCCTTTCCTTCCTGTATAAAAATGGCCGTAACTCCCAGTTTAACCAAGGAGGTCGGCCATGTCTGCCATAGAATCAACTTGCCAATGCTTGACAGAGCAAGAAGTTTCAGCCCGAACCGGGTTGAGCCTCTCTACGCTTCGTGCTCACAGGTTTAAGCGCATAGGGTTTCCCTATATCAAAATAGGCCGCGCTGTGCGCTATCGCGTCTGTGACTTAGAAGCATTCCTTTCAAAGCACCTCATTGATCCGTCTTTGAACATCTAACGGCTTTTAAGCTGAGATGCTTTGAAAAAAGCGAGTTAGTACTAAACGTCTTGTACTGTGTGGTGCCGGTGCAAGCTACAAAACGAACATAATTATGATTATTGTGCTTCCCCAGCAGCCAATGCTGCTGAGGAGAACGCAACCATGGAAGGATGAATGAAGGCCGTTTGCGAATGAACGAAATGCAGAGAGCTGAATTGTCATCAATTGCAAAAGATGACCTATCAGAG contains:
- a CDS encoding helix-turn-helix transcriptional regulator; amino-acid sequence: MSAIESTCQCLTEQEVSARTGLSLSTLRAHRFKRIGFPYIKIGRAVRYRVCDLEAFLSKHLIDPSLNI
- a CDS encoding winged helix-turn-helix transcriptional regulator, producing MTQKVDTVFFADCAARSFFDQVANKWSVMILTILEEKPTRFNELMRRLESITHKALTQALRRLERNGLIMRKIMATSPVAVEYSITELGRTLQVPLRAVYNWAIEHLPQIEKAREHYDTKEERQTASGEVE
- a CDS encoding tyrosine-type recombinase/integrase, producing MATQKRTKSKKYPGVYFRDDDSGKERTYYIRYRIGGREAKQIEEPVGKASVGMTEAKANQVRIDRMRGKELSNTEKRRCLEEKKKLLQSRATLAKLWEHYAAINAGKAILKTDACLFKYFPHLHEKTTEELTTKDIDDLRNQLSVLTKPRKKGGEAKPLSPQTIKHVLAFIRRLINFAVKRGLCAQQPTLYFEMPEVDNVKTEALTLDQVTKLKQALDEEADQVAASFIRLALTTGMRKSALMSLRWDDIDFERGFITLRGDAAKKGKTEIIPMSQAARSILVPLPHGSNYVFPGKDGGQRQDFRRVALRVKKKAGLPDDFRPLHGLRHAYASFLASSGKVDLYTLQKLLTHSSPQMTQRYAHLADEAMQRAASVADEIFNIDREKK
- a CDS encoding alpha/beta fold hydrolase translates to MKLLGLTTASTIMANPLRGLMVLTGLATDATTPIQAFAASKPTAELFYTDTGKGKNMMLLHGWSCDSHDWSWQLPALESRYRVVAIDLRGHGRSELMPSGNYMPDDYVADIETLIETRFSSEKFVLVGHSMGGQIAARLANKRPDLIEGVVSVDGSLGFSDKLASIFQKTVDDLQHGNPSDVISALLAGFYDKATDPALKRWHTRRLQGTPIYPVRESFAPLFFGPNQVGLGKQSKEFCKTIRTPFYHLCRDKEQAERMHTWFSHPKSKVDLWEGAGHWIMQDRKDDVNAAIITWVDAL